One segment of Venenivibrio stagnispumantis DNA contains the following:
- the rpsL gene encoding 30S ribosomal protein S12 translates to MPTINQLIRKGRESVKKKSKAPALEGNPQKRGVCVRVYTTTPKKPNSALRKVARVRLSNGYEVTCYIPGIGHNLQEHSIVLVRGGRVKDLPGVRYKIIRGALDAAGVKDRKQSRSKYGAKRPKPGAAPAGKK, encoded by the coding sequence GTGCCAACAATTAATCAGCTTATTAGAAAGGGAAGAGAGAGTGTAAAAAAGAAATCAAAAGCTCCAGCCCTTGAGGGAAATCCTCAAAAAAGAGGAGTTTGTGTTCGTGTTTATACAACAACACCAAAGAAGCCTAACTCTGCTTTGAGAAAAGTGGCAAGGGTAAGATTGTCAAATGGTTATGAAGTAACATGTTACATACCGGGAATAGGACACAACTTACAGGAGCACTCTATAGTTCTTGTAAGAGGTGGAAGGGTTAAGGACTTACCTGGTGTAAGATATAAAATTATTCGTGGTGCTCTTGATGCTGCAGGTGTAAAAGATAGAAAACAATCAAGATCAAAATACGGTGCTAAAAGACCAAAACCAGGTGCAGCACCAGCAGGTAAAAAATAA
- the rpsG gene encoding 30S ribosomal protein S7, whose protein sequence is MPRKGPVKPREIMPDPIYKDVLVHKLINKVMVDGKKSKAEKIVYEAMKILSEKTGDDPLTALHKAIENIKPQLEVRPRRVGGSTYQVPMEVPPRRQISLALRWLVEAARSRTGKGNYTMLEKLSNELLDAYNNKGNAVKKKEDTHRMAEANKAFAHYKW, encoded by the coding sequence ATGCCAAGAAAAGGACCGGTAAAACCAAGAGAAATTATGCCAGACCCAATTTATAAAGATGTTCTTGTTCATAAATTAATAAATAAAGTTATGGTAGATGGTAAAAAATCAAAAGCAGAAAAAATAGTTTATGAAGCAATGAAAATTTTATCAGAAAAAACAGGAGATGATCCTTTAACAGCTTTACACAAAGCAATAGAAAATATAAAACCACAATTAGAAGTAAGGCCAAGAAGAGTTGGTGGTTCAACATATCAGGTTCCAATGGAAGTTCCACCAAGAAGACAAATATCTTTGGCTTTAAGATGGCTTGTTGAAGCCGCAAGATCAAGAACTGGAAAAGGAAATTATACAATGTTAGAAAAATTATCAAATGAATTATTAGATGCCTACAATAATAAAGGAAATGCAGTAAAGAAAAAAGAAGATACCCATAGAATGGCTGAAGCTAATAAAGCTTTTGCTCATTATAAATGGTAA
- the rpoC gene encoding DNA-directed RNA polymerase subunit beta': MPFESIRLGLASPEVIRSWSHGEVKKPETLNYRTLKPEKDGLFDARIFGPIKDYECLCGKYKKKKYEGTICDRCGVEVTRSDVRRERFGHIELASPVVHIWYLKSTPSKIGNLLNLSSRDIERVVYFESYMLIEHPAEEEEEAFEKDSSTLPLFEGGLTKYVKISVISEDEFRENEAIYSNSEKYEYGMGAEKVKDLLSRIDLEMLAKKLKDEIHGYAIGFDDLNLETKIKYPKSYQKLVSDIAKRFTEYGINLNGHLLSDKEIDAIITGELYVVIDPKDSGLEKYKVISATDYQSIAEKVEALTGIEALKVVYKEFRKINPEIPLLEVFKENLRNSLLRETAEQKLKKLVRRLRLVEGFLKSGNKPEWMILDVIPVIPPDLRPLLPLDGGRFATSDLNDLYRRVINRNNRLKRLIDLDAPEIIIRNEKRMLQEAVDALIDNGRRGRTVTQNNRPLKSLSDSLRGKQGRFRQNLLGKRVDYSGRSVIVVGPEMQMHECGLPKQMALELFKPFVYRRLEEKGYATSIKMAKRMVENKEPEVWECLEEVVKQHPVLLNRAPTLHRMSIQAFEPKLVEGKAIRLHPLVCPPFNADFDGDQMAVHVPLSVEAQLESYILMLSTQNILSPAHGKPVTMPSQDIILGAHYITQELKGAKGEGKIFANPDEAKLAYDLGKIDLLAKIKVKLNRKIIETTVGRLIFNEILPEGFPFVNEVLNKKKISKLISDIYEKYGNEVAAITLDRIKELGFKFATKAGISISVSDLVVPQKKAEIIQKAIKEAEEVWQQYVDGIITRGERHNKVIDIWSTVTNEVAKLMFDEIEKTERVENGKKYPGEFNPVYMMASSGARGSKDQIRQLAGMRGLMAKHSGEFIETPIISNFREGLSVVEYFISTYGARKGLADTALKTAVAGYLTRRLADVAQDVIITAEDCGTLKGITVSAIIEGGEIVVPLRDRIIGRYAAEDIIDPYTNEVIVVMNEEITEEKATQIEKAGIEKVKIRSVLTCEQTVGVCAKCYGRDLAQRKLVDIGEAVGIIAAQSIGEPGTQLTMRTFHIGGAATAQAAQTAHIASVNGIVKLVNVKTVKDREGKELIINREGSIIILDKEGKPLERFPAPYGAILKVKDGEEVKEGTILAEWDPFSIPIIAEKSGTVEFRDVIADVTLREERDNITGKTILDISFMRPKDAALHTPRMVIHGDDGEDYVYDLPVNSLILLTKDQLEEKWDKCLTCSEAEKTEVYHKYIQPKEGFRVYEGDVIVKIPRERAKVRDIVGGLPRVEELLEAREPKNKAIVSEIDGIVRIYEDADEIILFNPKTGESKTYKINPDTFVIVKNGQQVKEGQELTDDGSVKAEFSGTVRVRSKGTLIVVFNKETGQQKKYRVAKGRFIIVKDGAVVKAGDPLTDGSPNPHDILKIMGPEELAAFLVKEAQMVYRLQGVEINDKHFEVIIRQMLKKVKIVDPGDSRFLLNEIVDKIDLEEEIQKILEEGGKPPKAEPVLVGITKASLTTRSWISAASFQETTRVLADASVEGKEDKLQGLKENVIIGNIIPAGTGVKDYMNVKAVLEEVEAFKE; encoded by the coding sequence ATGCCATTTGAAAGTATTAGACTTGGTTTAGCTTCTCCTGAGGTTATCCGTTCTTGGTCTCATGGAGAAGTAAAAAAACCTGAAACATTAAATTACAGAACATTAAAACCTGAAAAAGATGGATTATTTGATGCAAGAATATTTGGACCAATAAAAGATTATGAATGTCTCTGTGGAAAATATAAAAAGAAAAAGTATGAAGGAACCATTTGTGATAGATGTGGAGTTGAAGTTACCCGTTCTGATGTAAGAAGAGAAAGATTTGGACATATAGAGCTTGCTTCTCCGGTCGTTCATATATGGTATTTAAAATCAACACCATCTAAAATAGGGAATCTTTTAAATTTATCTTCAAGAGATATAGAAAGAGTGGTATATTTTGAATCTTATATGCTTATAGAACATCCAGCAGAAGAGGAAGAGGAAGCTTTTGAAAAAGACAGTTCAACATTACCTTTATTTGAAGGTGGATTAACAAAATACGTAAAAATCTCTGTTATTTCTGAAGATGAATTTAGAGAAAATGAAGCTATTTATTCAAACTCAGAAAAGTACGAATATGGTATGGGTGCTGAAAAAGTTAAAGATTTACTTTCCCGTATAGACCTTGAGATGCTTGCTAAAAAATTAAAAGATGAAATTCATGGTTATGCAATAGGGTTTGATGATTTAAATCTTGAAACAAAAATTAAATATCCAAAATCTTATCAAAAATTAGTTTCCGATATTGCAAAAAGATTTACAGAATACGGAATAAATTTAAACGGACATTTACTCTCTGACAAAGAGATAGATGCGATAATAACCGGTGAGCTTTATGTAGTAATAGACCCAAAAGATTCAGGATTAGAGAAATATAAAGTAATAAGTGCAACAGATTATCAATCAATTGCTGAGAAGGTAGAAGCCTTAACCGGAATAGAAGCATTAAAAGTAGTTTATAAAGAGTTTAGAAAGATAAATCCTGAGATACCACTTCTTGAAGTATTTAAAGAGAATTTAAGAAACAGCTTACTGAGAGAAACTGCTGAACAAAAACTTAAAAAATTAGTTAGAAGGTTAAGACTTGTAGAAGGATTTTTAAAATCCGGAAATAAACCTGAATGGATGATTTTAGATGTTATACCTGTTATACCACCTGATTTAAGACCTTTACTTCCACTTGATGGTGGTAGATTTGCAACATCTGATTTAAATGATTTATATAGAAGGGTTATAAATAGAAATAACAGATTAAAAAGATTAATAGACCTTGATGCTCCTGAAATCATTATTAGAAACGAAAAAAGAATGCTACAGGAAGCAGTTGATGCTCTTATAGATAACGGAAGAAGAGGAAGAACAGTAACCCAAAACAACAGACCTTTAAAATCCCTTTCTGATTCATTAAGAGGTAAGCAAGGAAGATTTAGACAAAATCTTCTTGGTAAAAGGGTTGATTATTCCGGCCGTTCGGTAATAGTTGTTGGGCCTGAAATGCAAATGCATGAATGTGGTCTTCCAAAACAGATGGCTCTTGAACTATTTAAACCTTTCGTTTACAGAAGACTTGAAGAAAAAGGATATGCTACTTCTATAAAAATGGCTAAAAGAATGGTAGAAAATAAAGAACCGGAAGTTTGGGAATGTCTTGAAGAGGTTGTAAAACAGCATCCGGTTCTACTAAACCGTGCACCTACACTTCATAGAATGTCAATACAAGCTTTTGAGCCTAAGCTTGTAGAAGGAAAAGCTATAAGATTACATCCTCTCGTCTGTCCTCCTTTTAACGCAGACTTTGACGGCGACCAAATGGCAGTTCATGTTCCTTTATCAGTAGAAGCACAGCTTGAATCATATATATTAATGCTTTCTACCCAAAATATTCTCTCTCCTGCCCACGGAAAACCTGTTACAATGCCTTCTCAAGATATAATTCTCGGAGCTCACTATATTACACAGGAATTAAAAGGAGCAAAAGGAGAAGGAAAAATATTTGCAAACCCTGATGAAGCAAAACTTGCCTATGACCTTGGTAAGATAGATTTACTTGCAAAAATAAAAGTTAAGCTAAATAGAAAGATAATAGAAACAACAGTCGGAAGATTAATATTTAATGAAATTCTGCCTGAAGGATTTCCTTTTGTTAATGAAGTTTTAAATAAGAAAAAGATATCTAAGTTAATCTCGGATATATATGAAAAATATGGTAATGAGGTAGCCGCAATAACCCTTGATAGAATAAAAGAACTTGGGTTTAAATTTGCTACAAAAGCCGGAATATCCATATCTGTATCAGATTTAGTAGTTCCACAAAAGAAAGCAGAGATTATCCAAAAAGCAATAAAAGAAGCAGAAGAAGTATGGCAACAGTATGTAGATGGTATCATAACAAGAGGAGAAAGACATAACAAAGTTATTGATATATGGTCAACAGTCACAAATGAAGTTGCTAAATTAATGTTTGATGAGATAGAAAAAACAGAAAGAGTTGAAAATGGCAAAAAATATCCAGGAGAATTTAACCCTGTATATATGATGGCATCTTCCGGTGCAAGAGGTAGTAAAGACCAGATAAGACAGCTTGCAGGTATGCGTGGTCTTATGGCTAAACACTCAGGAGAATTTATAGAAACTCCTATTATATCTAACTTTAGAGAAGGTCTATCTGTTGTTGAGTACTTTATATCAACATACGGAGCAAGAAAAGGTCTTGCAGATACAGCTTTAAAGACAGCAGTAGCAGGATATCTTACAAGAAGACTTGCAGATGTAGCTCAAGATGTTATAATTACAGCAGAAGATTGCGGAACATTGAAAGGAATTACAGTCTCTGCCATTATTGAAGGTGGAGAAATTGTAGTGCCTCTAAGAGATAGAATTATTGGAAGATATGCAGCAGAAGATATAATAGACCCTTACACCAATGAAGTTATCGTTGTTATGAATGAAGAAATTACAGAAGAGAAAGCCACACAAATAGAAAAAGCAGGCATAGAAAAAGTTAAAATCCGTTCTGTGCTTACCTGCGAACAAACAGTTGGCGTATGTGCTAAATGTTATGGAAGAGATTTAGCCCAAAGAAAACTTGTAGATATTGGAGAAGCGGTAGGAATTATAGCAGCCCAATCTATCGGTGAACCGGGAACACAGCTTACAATGAGAACATTCCACATTGGTGGTGCAGCTACAGCACAGGCAGCCCAAACTGCTCATATAGCATCAGTTAATGGAATAGTAAAATTAGTAAATGTTAAAACAGTTAAAGATAGAGAAGGAAAAGAATTAATTATAAACAGGGAAGGTTCAATAATAATCTTAGATAAAGAAGGAAAACCATTAGAAAGATTTCCGGCTCCTTATGGTGCTATCTTAAAAGTTAAAGATGGTGAAGAAGTAAAAGAAGGAACAATCTTAGCAGAATGGGATCCATTTAGTATTCCGATTATTGCTGAAAAAAGCGGTACAGTTGAGTTTAGGGATGTTATCGCAGATGTTACTTTAAGAGAAGAAAGAGATAATATCACCGGTAAAACAATTCTTGATATTAGCTTTATGAGACCTAAGGATGCAGCTTTACATACACCAAGAATGGTTATCCATGGAGATGATGGAGAAGATTATGTATATGATTTACCTGTGAACTCTTTAATATTATTAACAAAAGACCAGCTTGAAGAAAAATGGGATAAATGCTTAACATGTTCTGAAGCAGAAAAAACGGAAGTTTATCATAAATATATACAACCAAAAGAAGGTTTTAGAGTATATGAAGGAGATGTAATAGTAAAAATACCAAGAGAAAGAGCAAAAGTTAGAGATATTGTTGGTGGTCTTCCAAGGGTTGAAGAATTACTTGAGGCAAGGGAACCTAAAAATAAAGCTATTGTTTCTGAAATTGATGGTATAGTTAGAATATATGAAGATGCTGATGAAATAATATTATTTAATCCTAAGACAGGAGAATCTAAAACATACAAAATAAATCCGGATACATTCGTTATCGTTAAAAACGGTCAACAAGTAAAAGAAGGTCAGGAACTCACAGATGATGGTTCTGTAAAAGCTGAGTTTAGTGGAACTGTAAGAGTTAGAAGTAAAGGAACATTAATTGTAGTATTTAATAAAGAGACAGGACAACAGAAAAAATACAGAGTAGCAAAAGGTAGATTTATTATAGTAAAAGATGGAGCAGTTGTTAAAGCCGGAGACCCACTTACAGATGGCTCTCCAAATCCTCATGATATATTAAAAATAATGGGACCTGAAGAGCTTGCAGCATTCTTAGTAAAAGAAGCCCAAATGGTTTATAGATTACAAGGAGTTGAAATCAACGACAAACATTTTGAAGTAATTATCAGACAAATGCTCAAAAAAGTAAAGATAGTAGACCCAGGAGATAGCAGATTTTTACTAAATGAGATAGTTGACAAAATTGACCTTGAAGAAGAGATACAAAAAATTCTTGAAGAAGGTGGTAAGCCACCAAAAGCAGAACCAGTGCTTGTTGGTATTACAAAGGCTTCTCTTACAACAAGAAGCTGGATTTCTGCGGCTTCATTCCAAGAAACAACCAGAGTACTTGCAGATGCATCAGTAGAAGGAAAAGAAGATAAATTACAAGGATTAAAAGAAAACGTTATAATAGGTAATATAATTCCTGCAGGAACAGGTGTTAAAGATTATATGAATGTGAAAGCTGTATTAGAGGAAGTTGAAGCATTTAAAGAATAA
- a CDS encoding DNA-directed RNA polymerase subunit beta: MKIKALTNNPLRKRLSKRKEIISPPDLLSVQKNSFEDFIQFHKNPYQRENKGLENIFRTSFPLKDTNEQIEIRYIGYEIGDWECGKCRKELPDDVLGGVDVKCPHCGSVLIYKEKHSVEECKYKGLTYAAPLRILVELVVNQVDKTTGEIVPKTVRKQKVYVGEIPLLTEFAYFIINGSERVIVSQLIRSSGIFFEGKEDKTKDVITRVIYKGSVIPEKGSRVEVEFATNAELFYAKIDRRKIIGTTLIRAFGLDTAYKILKAFYDVVERYTVSEGNLIDEKGTPVSIEALENKEIFVTYVVEEEQDKGVKVPVRHEKSVGVSELLKLLKDERFKVEEVVAIEPIVIRKSPYSNIVVETLKKDEVKINAIFSFQDAAQIEIYKKMRPTDTAVLDPKAFMRRARELFNTMFFDIQKYDLSKVGRVKLNAKVHNIPREIYPKDIETLFEKYPPLALDEDIEIGSEKIPAGTKIDKNLAEKLINLPKVKVREYLDEEARFLSLADIVAIVKYLLELRLGKKTVDDIAHLGNRRVRPVGELLEFQARTGIVRMQKAFKDRSATVDIESPDLKPSELINPRYISNAVLEFLKGGQLSQFMDQTNPLSELTHKRRLSALGPGGLTRDSAKFEIRDVHPSHYGRVCPIETPEGQNIGLISSMTVYSKINEFGFLVSPYRKVVDGKVTNEIEYLTAYDEEKYVIAQANAPIDENGNFLKDRILARAYGDIRLVEAKEIHYMDISPKQVVSVSASLIPFLEHDDANRALMGSNMQRQAVPLIKTEYPIVGTGMERIVATHSGSAVVAKRGGVVDYVDGNKIVIKVNDDEINENDPLDIGMDIYTLKKFKGSNQATCMNQRPLVKKGDVVEKGAVIADGTSTYKGELALGKNVLVAFMPWRGYNFEDAIVISERLVKDDVFTSIHIEEFEVEARETKIGAEEITRSIPGVSEKALANLDEHGIIRVGAYVKPGDILVGKVTPKGETTPTPEEKLLLAIFGEKAADVKDSSLRVPVGVEGVVIDVQVFARKPKEGKSGKKNKYIENLIEEEKEKLKKELEDKKKFLLEKRDSYVKELIIGQKTTNDIKVRGQVILKAKEKITEENVEEVLRFIILNPSLYIKDEKILEKIQDIVDKTKLQIELWENLYEKKIGEVEKGADLKPGVNELVKVYIAQKRKIQVGDKMAGRHGNKGVISVVLPVEDMPFMEDGTPVDIVLNPLGVPSRMNVGQILETHLGLAAKLLGKKLGEEIAKITDRENIINTILKFYKIANDVEDPILKKLRDENVEELEKFLRELDDDSLKAVVKDLSEIGIPIETAIFESASEEDIKKMLKEVGIKETGKMKLIDGRTGEPFDFEVTAGYMYMLKLIHMVDDKIHARSTGPYSLITQQPLGGRAQFGGQRLGEMEVWALEAHGAAYTLQEMLTVKSDDIEGRKRAYEAIVKGKYYYDIGIPESFKVLVRELKALALDVKCHNNGDEGVSCDQVDSVAKKKEV, translated from the coding sequence ATGAAGATAAAAGCTTTAACAAATAATCCTTTAAGAAAGAGATTATCAAAAAGAAAAGAAATTATATCACCTCCTGACCTTCTATCTGTCCAAAAAAATTCATTTGAAGATTTTATCCAATTTCATAAAAATCCTTATCAGAGAGAAAACAAAGGCCTTGAAAATATATTCAGAACTTCCTTCCCTCTAAAAGATACTAATGAACAAATAGAAATTAGATATATCGGTTATGAAATCGGTGATTGGGAATGTGGAAAATGTAGAAAAGAATTACCGGATGATGTGCTTGGCGGCGTAGATGTTAAATGTCCTCATTGCGGAAGTGTATTAATCTATAAAGAAAAACATTCTGTAGAAGAATGTAAATATAAAGGTTTAACTTATGCTGCTCCACTTAGAATTTTAGTTGAGCTTGTGGTCAATCAGGTAGACAAAACTACCGGAGAAATTGTACCTAAAACAGTAAGAAAACAAAAAGTTTATGTTGGAGAGATACCTCTTTTAACAGAATTTGCTTATTTTATAATAAATGGTAGCGAGAGGGTTATAGTTAGCCAGCTAATCAGGTCTTCCGGTATATTCTTTGAAGGTAAAGAAGATAAAACAAAAGACGTTATAACAAGGGTAATATATAAAGGTAGTGTAATTCCTGAAAAAGGTTCAAGGGTTGAAGTTGAGTTTGCAACAAATGCAGAATTATTTTATGCAAAGATAGATAGAAGAAAAATTATCGGAACAACATTAATCAGGGCTTTTGGACTTGATACTGCTTATAAGATATTAAAAGCATTTTATGATGTGGTAGAAAGATATACAGTTTCAGAAGGAAATCTAATAGATGAGAAAGGAACACCGGTTTCTATTGAAGCTTTAGAAAATAAAGAAATATTTGTAACTTATGTTGTAGAAGAAGAACAAGATAAAGGAGTAAAAGTTCCTGTAAGACATGAAAAATCAGTAGGAGTTTCAGAACTTTTAAAACTTTTAAAAGATGAAAGATTTAAAGTAGAAGAAGTTGTTGCAATTGAACCAATTGTTATAAGAAAATCTCCTTATTCAAATATTGTTGTAGAAACCCTTAAAAAAGATGAAGTTAAGATTAATGCTATATTTAGTTTTCAAGATGCCGCCCAAATTGAGATATACAAAAAAATGAGACCTACCGATACTGCTGTATTAGATCCTAAGGCATTTATGAGAAGAGCAAGAGAATTATTTAACACAATGTTCTTTGATATACAAAAGTATGATTTATCAAAAGTCGGTAGAGTTAAATTAAATGCAAAAGTTCATAATATACCACGAGAAATCTATCCAAAAGATATAGAAACTCTTTTTGAAAAATATCCTCCTCTTGCCCTTGATGAAGATATAGAAATTGGTTCTGAAAAAATACCTGCCGGAACCAAGATAGATAAAAATTTAGCAGAAAAATTAATAAATCTTCCAAAAGTAAAAGTCAGAGAATATCTTGATGAAGAAGCAAGATTTTTATCATTAGCAGATATTGTTGCTATCGTTAAATATTTACTTGAATTAAGACTTGGAAAGAAAACAGTTGATGATATTGCTCATCTTGGAAATAGAAGGGTCAGACCTGTTGGGGAACTTCTTGAATTTCAAGCAAGAACCGGTATAGTAAGAATGCAAAAAGCCTTTAAAGATAGGTCTGCTACTGTAGATATAGAATCTCCGGATTTAAAACCATCAGAATTAATTAATCCAAGATATATATCTAATGCTGTATTGGAATTTTTAAAAGGTGGACAGTTATCACAATTTATGGATCAGACAAATCCACTTTCAGAACTTACCCATAAAAGAAGATTATCTGCCCTTGGCCCTGGTGGATTAACAAGAGATAGTGCAAAATTTGAAATCAGGGACGTTCACCCATCCCATTATGGAAGGGTTTGTCCGATAGAAACACCGGAAGGTCAAAATATCGGTCTTATTTCATCAATGACTGTTTATTCAAAAATTAATGAATTTGGATTTCTTGTTTCACCATATAGAAAAGTGGTAGATGGAAAAGTTACAAACGAAATAGAATATCTAACTGCTTATGATGAGGAAAAATATGTAATAGCACAGGCAAATGCTCCTATTGATGAAAATGGTAATTTCTTAAAAGATAGAATTCTTGCAAGGGCTTACGGTGATATAAGATTAGTAGAAGCAAAAGAGATACATTATATGGATATATCTCCAAAACAGGTTGTTTCGGTTTCTGCTTCTTTAATACCTTTCCTTGAGCATGATGATGCAAACAGGGCTCTTATGGGTTCTAACATGCAGCGTCAGGCAGTCCCTCTTATAAAAACTGAATATCCAATTGTTGGAACCGGTATGGAAAGAATTGTGGCTACACATAGTGGCTCTGCAGTTGTGGCAAAAAGAGGTGGTGTAGTTGATTATGTTGATGGAAATAAAATAGTTATAAAAGTAAATGATGATGAAATTAATGAAAATGACCCACTTGATATAGGAATGGATATATACACCCTCAAAAAATTCAAAGGTTCAAACCAAGCAACATGTATGAACCAAAGACCTCTTGTTAAGAAAGGCGATGTTGTTGAAAAAGGAGCTGTAATAGCAGATGGAACATCTACGTATAAAGGAGAATTGGCTCTAGGTAAAAATGTTCTTGTTGCATTTATGCCTTGGAGAGGTTATAACTTTGAGGATGCTATAGTTATTTCGGAAAGATTGGTTAAAGATGATGTATTTACATCTATCCATATTGAAGAATTTGAAGTAGAAGCCAGAGAAACTAAAATTGGTGCAGAAGAAATTACAAGAAGTATTCCTGGAGTTTCAGAAAAAGCATTAGCTAATCTTGATGAACACGGTATAATAAGAGTAGGTGCTTATGTTAAACCGGGAGATATACTTGTAGGTAAGGTAACACCAAAAGGAGAAACAACACCTACACCGGAAGAAAAACTATTACTTGCAATATTTGGTGAAAAAGCAGCTGATGTAAAAGACTCTTCCTTAAGGGTTCCTGTTGGAGTAGAAGGTGTTGTGATTGATGTTCAGGTTTTTGCAAGAAAACCAAAAGAAGGAAAAAGCGGTAAAAAGAATAAATATATAGAAAATCTGATAGAAGAAGAAAAGGAAAAGCTTAAAAAAGAGCTTGAAGATAAGAAAAAATTCCTTCTTGAGAAAAGAGACAGCTATGTAAAAGAGCTTATTATAGGTCAAAAAACAACAAATGATATAAAAGTTAGAGGACAGGTTATTCTCAAAGCTAAGGAAAAAATTACAGAGGAAAATGTTGAAGAAGTTTTAAGATTTATCATACTTAATCCTTCTTTATATATAAAAGACGAGAAGATTTTAGAAAAGATACAGGATATTGTTGATAAAACTAAATTGCAGATAGAGTTGTGGGAAAATCTATATGAGAAAAAGATAGGTGAAGTAGAAAAAGGTGCAGATTTAAAACCGGGTGTAAATGAGCTTGTTAAGGTTTATATTGCCCAAAAAAGAAAGATACAGGTTGGTGATAAGATGGCAGGAAGACACGGTAATAAAGGTGTTATATCCGTTGTGCTTCCTGTTGAGGATATGCCATTTATGGAAGATGGAACACCTGTAGATATAGTTCTAAACCCTCTCGGTGTGCCTTCCCGTATGAACGTAGGACAGATATTAGAAACTCATCTTGGACTTGCTGCTAAATTACTCGGTAAAAAGCTCGGGGAAGAAATTGCAAAAATAACAGACAGGGAAAATATTATCAACACTATTTTAAAGTTTTATAAAATAGCAAATGATGTAGAAGACCCAATATTGAAAAAATTAAGAGATGAAAATGTTGAAGAGCTTGAAAAATTCTTAAGAGAACTTGATGATGATTCTTTAAAAGCTGTTGTAAAAGATTTATCTGAAATAGGAATTCCTATTGAAACAGCAATATTTGAAAGTGCATCGGAAGAAGATATTAAGAAAATGTTAAAAGAAGTAGGTATAAAAGAAACCGGTAAAATGAAGTTAATAGATGGAAGAACCGGTGAACCATTTGATTTTGAAGTTACAGCCGGATATATGTATATGTTAAAACTTATACATATGGTTGATGACAAGATACATGCCCGTTCTACAGGACCATACTCTCTTATCACACAACAACCTCTTGGTGGAAGAGCACAGTTTGGTGGACAAAGACTTGGAGAGATGGAAGTTTGGGCTCTTGAAGCTCACGGTGCAGCTTACACACTTCAAGAAATGCTTACAGTTAAATCTGACGATATAGAAGGAAGAAAGAGAGCTTACGAAGCTATTGTAAAAGGAAAATATTATTATGATATTGGTATTCCTGAATCATTTAAAGTTCTTGTAAGAGAGCTTAAAGCACTCGCACTTGATGTAAAATGCCATAACAATGGCGATGAAGGTGTAAGCTGTGACCAAGTTGATTCAGTAGCTAAGAAAAAGGAGGTTTAA